A window of the Comamonas sp. Y33R10-2 genome harbors these coding sequences:
- a CDS encoding GNAT family N-acetyltransferase, with translation MNRQDFRRFSRIEVRWAEVDAQKIVFNAHYLMYADVAMSNYWRQLAIPYDAGFAALGGEMFVKKAGTVYHGSATLGDVLEVGIRCVKQGNTSLQFDVGIFRGMELLNSVELVYVFADPATQTPKSVPQQLRDVLTAYEAGQDVVTLHSGSWNDLGREAERLRMAVFVREQGVPREIEIDEFDPIARHVVLLNGLNQPVATGRLVSDAPGVARIGRMAVERSVRGGRWGRMVLDSLVAAARDRGDKEVVLHAQRHAEMFYLRAGFTPVGEPYEEAGIPHITMRQTL, from the coding sequence ATGAACCGACAAGACTTTCGCAGGTTTAGCCGCATTGAGGTGCGCTGGGCCGAGGTGGACGCACAGAAAATCGTCTTCAACGCCCATTACCTCATGTACGCCGATGTGGCCATGAGCAACTACTGGCGCCAGTTAGCGATTCCTTACGATGCCGGTTTCGCGGCTTTGGGCGGCGAGATGTTTGTGAAGAAGGCAGGCACCGTTTATCACGGCTCGGCCACCTTGGGGGATGTGCTGGAGGTAGGGATTCGCTGCGTCAAGCAGGGCAATACCTCGCTGCAGTTTGATGTTGGCATTTTTCGCGGTATGGAGCTGCTCAATAGCGTCGAGCTGGTTTATGTGTTTGCCGACCCCGCAACGCAAACCCCCAAGTCTGTACCGCAGCAGTTGCGTGATGTGCTGACCGCTTATGAAGCGGGGCAAGATGTGGTGACGCTGCATTCCGGCAGCTGGAATGATTTGGGCCGTGAGGCAGAGCGCCTGCGCATGGCGGTGTTTGTGCGCGAGCAGGGCGTGCCCCGTGAAATTGAGATTGATGAGTTTGATCCCATTGCCCGCCATGTGGTGTTGCTCAATGGTCTGAATCAGCCCGTGGCTACCGGCCGTTTGGTAAGCGATGCACCGGGCGTGGCTCGCATTGGCCGCATGGCGGTGGAGCGCAGCGTGCGCGGCGGGCGCTGGGGTCGCATGGTGCTCGATAGCCTGGTCGCCGCTGCGCGTGACCGGGGTGACAAAGAGGTGGTTTTGCATGCTCAGCGCCATGCAGAGATGTTTTATTTACGCGCAGGCTTTACGCCGGTGGGTGAGCCTTACGAAGAGGCGGGCATTCCCCATATCACCATGCGCCAAACGCTTTGA